In a single window of the Zea mays cultivar B73 chromosome 5, Zm-B73-REFERENCE-NAM-5.0, whole genome shotgun sequence genome:
- the LOC100276514 gene encoding uncharacterized LOC100276514 has translation MSWSGPELAEGSRDGQEAEQEPESVPRRKSWSAPELAQWSRAGKEKEQEEPESSEPQRKWVALVSVVVLPSNEDERAHEIIPGTDMLMLDLNDPPLPSYLVLHPRVAPNPRRTNGPLSAYILAADRSGCILLQVVEGNRPDFFLCNTHTRTVTILPPVSSYTQANDGVGLIFLDLSMGLIADPQHSGHYVVAQLHPSTSYSQPNKLIYYSTATCRWFARNLSRARQQVRMRNPDSEIGVLAHDGRLWWFSPAYGVFCCDPFTPVPESPALRFIPLPAGSEMAGHVAFDRVIKPLVRKRRCVRPSEGKLRFVEIRGLSYKVPVDESNPTVWMWTLVDPEVPNPWTFEYEVAFAEIWKDETYAAAGLQPGEVPDVALVDPNDHYVVYFFQGSKLFGLDLREKKVVACEECLIDRDRLEYQSSRPIVDAWELSPPPPILSGDDDSSTDDKDRSRQAYAEKKKRKVAESVDSWLN, from the exons ATGTCATGGTCGGGGCCAGAACTGGCGGAGGGGTCGCGTGACGGCCAGGAAGCGGAGCAGGAGCCCGAGTCGGTGCCTCGTCGCAAGTCATGGTCGGCGCCAGAACTGGCGCAGTGGTCGCGTGCCGGCAAGGAAAAGGAGCAGGAGGAGCCCGAGTCGTCGGAGCCTCAGCGCAAGTGGGTGGCCCTCGTCTCCGTTGTCGTCCTCCCCAGCAACGAGGACGAGCGGGCCCATGAGATCATCCCCGGCACCGACATGCTGATGCTCGACCTCAACGACCCGCCGCTGCCCTCCTACCTGGTGCTTCACCCCCGCGTCGCCCCCAATCCCAGGCGCACCAACGGGCCACTGTCCGCCTACATCCTCGCCGCCGACCGCTCTGGCTGCATCCTCCTCCAGGTCGTCGAAGGCAACCGCCCGGACTTCTTCCTCTGCAACACCCACACTCGTACCGTCACCATCCTCCCCCCGGTGTCCTCCTATACCCAGGCCAACGACGGCGTGGGTCTAATCTTCCTCGACCTCAGCATGGGTCTAATCGCCGACCCGCAGCACAGCGGCCACTACGTGGTCGCCCAGCTCCACCCCAGCACCTCCTACTCCCAGCCCAACAAGCTCATCTACTACTCCACCGCCACATGCCGGTGGTTCGCCAGGAACCTCAGCCGGGCGCGGCAACAGGTCCGCATGCGCAACCCCGACTCCGAGATCGGAGTGCTCGCCCACGACGGACGCCTCTGGTGGTTCTCCCCCGCCTATGGAGTGTTCTGCTGCGACCCCTTCACGCCAGTCCCCGAGAGCCCCGCGCTGCGCTTCATCCCGCTCCCGGCCGGCTCCGAGATGGCCGGCCACGTCGCCTTCGACCGCGTCATCAAGCCCCTCGTCCGAAAGCGCCGCTGCGTGAGGCCCAGTGAGGGCAAGCTGCGCTTCGTCGAGATCCGCGGCCTCTCCTACAAAGTGCCCGTCGACGAGTCTAACCCCACAGTATGGATGTGGACGCTCGTTGACCCGGAGGTCCCGAACCCCTGGACATTCGAgtacgaggtggccttcgcggaaATCTGGAAGGACGAGACCTACGCCGCCGCCGGCCTGCAGCCGGGCGAGGTGCCCGACGTCGCCCTCGTCGACCCCAACGACCACTACGTCGTCTACTTCTTCCAGGGCTCGAAGCTCTTCGGCTTGGACCTGCGCGAGAAGAAGGTCGTCGCCTGCGAGGAATGCCTGATAGACCGCGATCGACTCGAGTACCAATCCTCCCGCCCCATCGTCGACGCCTGGGAGCTGTCGCCACCGCCACCCATTCTTTCGGGCGATGACGACTCTTCGACAGACG ATAAAGATCGGTCGAGACAGGCTTACGCCGAGAAAAAGAAGCGCAAGGTGGCAGAGTCCGTTGACTCTTGGCTAAACTAG
- the LOC103627117 gene encoding uncharacterized protein, whose translation MSWSGPELAKWSRDGQEAEQEPESVPRRKSWSAPELAQWSRAGKEKEQEEPESSEPQRKWVALVSVVVLPSNEDERAHEIIPGTDMLMLDLNDPPLPSYLVLHPRVAPNPRRTNEPLSAYILAADRSGCILLQVVEGNRPDFFLCNTHTRTVTILPPVSSYTQANDVGLIYLHLSMGLIADPQHSGHYMVAQLHPTTSYSQPNKLLYYSTAKCRWFARNLSRARQQVRMRNPNSEIGVLAHDGRLWWFSPAYGVFCCDPFTPVPESPALRFIPLPAGSEMAGHVAFDRVIKPLVRKRRCVRPSEGKLRFVEIRGLSYKVPVDESNPTVWMWTLVDPEVPNPWTFEYEVAFAEIWEDETYAAAGLQPGEVPDVALVDPNDHYVVYFFQGSKLFGLDLREKKVVGCEEWLIDRDRLEYQSSRPIVDAWELSPPPPSPPILSGDDDYSTDDKDQSELPCTEEKKRQVAESVESWLNQARLAWTRDADVDASNWRTWKMAPPQSDESSVDAGGQTEDEPEIQLPPSP comes from the exons ATGTCATGGTCGGGGCCAGAACTGGCGAAGTGGTCGCGTGACGGCCAGGAAGCGGAGCAGGAGCCCGAGTCGGTGCCTCGTCGCAAGTCATGGTCGGCGCCAGAACTGGCGCAGTGGTCGCGTGCCGGCAAGGAAAAGGAGCAGGAGGAGCCCGAGTCGTCGGAACCTCAGCGCAAGTGGGTGGCCCTCGTCTCCGTTGTCGTCCTCCCCAGCAACGAGGACGAGCGGGCCCATGAGATCATCCCCGGCACCGACATGCTGATGCTCGACCTCAACGACCCGCCGCTGCCCTCCTACCTCGTGCTTCACCCCCGCGTCGCCCCCAATCCCAGGCGCACCAACGAGCCACTGTCCGCCTACATCCTCGCCGCCGACCGCTCCGGCTGCATCCTCCTCCAGGTCGTCGAAGGCAACCGCCCGGACTTCTTCCTCTGCAACACCCACACTCGTACCGTCACCATCCTCCCCCCGGTGTCCTCCTATACCCAGGCCAACGACGTGGGTCTAATCTACCTCCACCTCAGCATGGGTCTAATCGCCGACCCGCAGCACAGCGGCCACTACATGGTCGCCCAGCTCCACCCCACCACCTCCTACTCCCAGCCCAACAAGCTCCTCTACTACTCCACCGCCAAATGCCGGTGGTTCGCCAGGAACCTCAGCCGGGCGCGGCAACAGGTCCGCATGCGCAACCCCAACTCCGAGATCGGAGTGCTCGCCCACGACGGACGCCTCTGGTGGTTCTCCCCCGCCTATGGAGTGTTCTGCTGCGACCCCTTCACGCCAGTCCCCGAGAGCCCCGCGCTGCGCTTCATCCCGCTCCCGGCCGGCTCCGAGATGGCCGGCCACGTCGCCTTCGACCGCGTCATCAAGCCCCTCGTCCGAAAGCGCCGCTGCGTGAGGCCCAGTGAGGGCAAGCTGCGCTTCGTCGAGATCCGCGGCCTCTCCTACAAAGTGCCCGTCGACGAGTCTAACCCCACCGTATGGATGTGGACGCTCGTTGACCCGGAGGTCCCGAACCCCTGGACATTCGAgtacgaggtggccttcgcggaaATCTGGGAGGACGAGACCTACGCCGCCGCCGGCCTGCAGCCGGGCGAGGTGCCCGACGTCGCCCTCGTCGACCCCAACGACCACTACGTTGTCTACTTCTTCCAGGGCTCGAAGCTCTTCGGCCTGGACCTGCGCGAGAAGAAGGTCGTCGGCTGCGAGGAATGGCTGATAGACCGCGATCGACTCGAGTACCAATCCTCCCGCCCCATCGTCGATGCCTGGGAGCTGTCGCCACCACCGCCATCGCCACCCATTCTTTCGGGCGATGACGACTATTCGACAGACG ATAAAGATCAGTCGGAACTGCCTTGCACCGAGGAAAAGAAGCGCCAGGTGGCTGAGTCTGTTGAATCTTGGCTAAACCAGGCCCGGTTGGCGTGGACGAGGGACGCGGACGTGGACGCGTCCAACTGGAGGACATGGAAGATGGCGCCTCCACAATCTGATGAATCATCTGTTGACGCTGGTGGCCAAACTGAAGATGAGCCGGAGATACAGTTACCCCCTTCCCCGTAA